The sequence CTGGAGAACGCCTCCTGCTGACGCTTCCACGTCCGACGATCGCTTCCGGAGCCGTGAACCAGGATGAGCGGCTCGCCGCGACCCGATTCGACATACTCGACCTCTGCGCCGTTCGCTCGTACTCGTGCCATAACCTCCCGGTCGTTATCCGAAGGCGTCCGGTCTCACGAACCAGGCGTTACGACGTGGACCCCTTGCCACGACCGTAAGCTACCGCGGAAATATCGAGGCCATTTCCCCTGTGTCTGTCTACGTACTCTGTAGAACGACGGGAAAAACCGACCGTTCTCTCGCACCGGGAAGCGTGGGAATGCGCCGATACTCGCTTCAGAGCGAATCGGACCGGCGATTGTCCGACCGGCGAAGACGACCAAAACCCGTTCATCGGATGGATCGCGAGAAAGACCGGACAGAAAGTCCCTTCAAAATCAGAGCTGAAGGTCTTTCGCCGACACACGCAGTAGACACAGCGAGCGAGATGCGCGACATCTCGATGTTTTGATCCTCGCGAGGACCGACCGGCGGGAGGTCCGTACATTTGGATCTTCGAGGGCTGTCCGCCCGCGCAGCCCCCCTAAATTCCCATCACGCCGATCAAGAAATACGTCAGTATGATCGCAGCGAGGCCAGCCCCCGCACTCGTCGCCCATCCGAGTGCACGTGAACGCGTCCATCCACTGATCCCCAGGCTCACGAGCAGCGCGGAGATCCCGAGCAGAAATGCCTGTCCGGAGAGGCGAAAAGCTGTGAGAAGCGGTCCAGGCATCTGCGCCTGTCGACCCATATCCGGGCGCTCGGCTAACCAGATCACACCCCAGGCACCCGCAACGGTCGCCACGAGAAGCGACAGAGCCGCCGTCACGGCCGCTCCCGCTGCCCACGTCACCGTCCGCTTCATTATCTCACTCTCTGCTCCCATCTGAAGCCATCCGATGGCCAGCGAGATCGAGAAGCCACCGAGCACGGCGCTGATGAAGGCCAACTGATTCTGTATTTCAGCAGCGGATTCAGGAATCATGGTTTGTGGAGAGCGTCGATAATCGAGGATGGGCTGTACGAGCAGAAAGCACACCGTCCTCTCGCGTGGGCCTACTGCCCGACGAAGAAGACAGCATTCGCGAACGGGATGAAGCCCCCGTACCAGAAGCCGCGAAAGAGTGGATTGCCGGAAAAGTACACGACGGTCCCGTCGCCGATCGACTGGGTGCCAAACACGAGCGTCTCATCGAGCCGGTCCTGCGCCTCATGACCCATGAACCCCGTCACCGGCTCACCATCGGCCAGCGTGGCGACATTCCACCCGTCGTCGGCCTTCAGGTAGGAAACAGCGTCGTCGCTGCGCTTCAGGGCGTAGTACGTTTCGCCCACCCCAAAACCGAGAGGATGACTGGTATCAACGGATGCGCGGTGGATGCTTCCGGGTGTTGCCGACGTCAGGGCATCGCGCGACCGATCCGCGTACCGGCGGGGTACGGCCGTCGTATCGGCTCCATGCGATGCCATCTCGATCGCAAACGGCGTGTGCCCGGCCAGGGCTTTCGTCGCTCCTCCCATCGTGACAAGACGCCCGCCCTCGCGGACCCATTCAGCCAGCATGCTTCGCTTCTCTTTGCTATCCCAGTCTCCCGCCAGATTCGGCAGAACCAGAACGTCAACGTCCTCGAGCGCCCGTGCGTCTGCATCGTCCGTATCGATCAGCGTCACCGGGTACTCGAACTGATGATCAAACGCGTACCAGACCTCACCGACGCGATAGGGACTTAGCGGCGACCCGCTGAGGAGTGCAACGTGGGGCGCTTTGATCGGGCGAACGCTCGACGACCCAAGGTCGGAGCCCCGATCCACGAATCCGCTCGCTACGCCGTGGAGCGCCCGGTTGTGCTTCGACGCAATGCGACGCACCTCCCGATCGAAGGCATCCTCCATCTCGAGATTATCGGCGCGGGGAATGATCAGAGCGCCGGCGTCATACGACTGCCCCTCGTGCTCGAACGGCTGCGTGGCCAGGCGAACGCCGAATCCTTGATGCAACAATTCGCCGAGGAACCGAGCATCCGCGCGACTGCCCCAACGCGTGATGTACGCGTACGACGATTCGCCGCCCTCGCCCATCTGCCGGGACGAGGCCTCACCGATGGAACCGGAGGTCGCTGGCAGGTCTCCCGTCACGGCCACGGCTTCGAGTCCGTACGCATAGGGCAGTCCCCACGACGTAATATCGTAGGTCAGCGAGTCGATGATCGTCGTCCGCGGCTCGAGCAGCACCTTGGCCAGTCGCGACTTCGGTTGAGCGGCAGGCACGAGCAGGTCTCCAGCCGAAACGTTCGCGCGGTCCATTTCCCCCGTTTCATAGCGGAGGCCACTCACGGTGCCGTCTTCTGCAACACGTCCATATTCGATCTTCTGACGGTCGAGATGGGCAGCCACAGCACGGAGACGGTCCCCGGAGGCATCTGACTTAATCACGAACCCACTGTATTCTCCCGGCGGGTTCTGCTGTGCCGTCTGGTAATAGCGGGAAAACTCTTCCTGCACCGTCTGGTGGTTCTCCGCTGCGACCTCTATGGTCGACATGCCCGCCGTGTGGTGGTGTGCAATCCGGTCGCCGAGTGTGAGAGTGTCGCCGGTTGCCGTGATCACCTTCAGGCCCGCGCGGCCGGACCCGCCCTGTTCGTAGGTCATGCCGATGGCTCCGTTGAAGATCGGCCACGTATCCCCGTATCCAGGATAGAAGAGATCGAACACTTCGCGCGTGAAGTAAAGCCACCCGTTTTGATCGAAGTACCGAGCGTTGTTGCGACCGATCGCGAACTGAAAAGAGCGTTGCCAGTCGGTGATGTCTTCGTGGAACGGGTCCGCCGCCGGCGCAAAATAGTAGGGATCATTGATGCCCTGCTCATGAAAGTCGACGTGGACGTGCGGCATCCACTCGTGGTACACGGCCAGACGCTGTTGCGTCTCCGGCTGCACGCCCCAGGCCCAGTCCCGGTTCAGGTCAAAGTAGTAGTGGTTGCTCCGACCGTTCGGCCACGGCTCGTTGTGCTCGCGAGCGATCTGTCGAGCACTGGGCGTCCGTCCCACCGTCCGCTTGTACCACTGCACGTAGCGCTCACGCCCGTCCGGATTCAGGCAGGGGTCGAGGAGAATGACCGTGTCCGAGAGCCATTCGCCCGTGCGATCGTTCAATGGATCCGCCATCTCAAACAGCGTCTGCATGGCCGCTTCGGTCGAGACCGACTCGTTGCCGTGGACGTTGTAGCTGAGCCAGACGACGGCTGCAGACGGTCCCTGCACTCGCCCGTCGGCCATTCCGGCGCGCCGAAGGTTGTTTTTACGGATCGCATCAATCTGATCGTGGTTTTCGGGGGAAGCCAGCGTCGCAAGCAAAAGGGGGCGACCTTCCACGCTCATGCCATACTGCTGAAGCGTCACCCGCGGCGAGGCCTCCGCTACGTGCCGGACGTAGTCAACCACGCGATGATGCGGCGTAAATTGTTGACCGAGATCATACCCGAGGTAGGCTTTCGGAGACTGAAGCGTCGCCGGGGCCGTGGCCGCATTCTGAGCGACCGATGCCGGCTGCGAAATGCCCATGATGAGGGCAACGATCAAAAATGCAGCGGCGACGTGAGGGCGTGCGTGCATAAAACGTCAGGGCTTCATTGAACGGGAGCCCTAAAGACTACGCCTTAGCACACTAAGAGGAAAGAGCCAGGGGTGAGGCGCAGTTGAAACGTGATCGGAACCTTTTTTACCACATGGAGATGCAGACCTTCCGCCACGCTGATTCGATCAGTCATTTATCTCCCCCGTCATGGCCGACATCGAAATTTCTCGCTCGCATTCTCTCGGTACCTCTGGTGCTCGTACCGCCGTCGAGAAGGTTGCGTCCAAGCTCCACGAAAAGCTGAATGTCGACACGGAATGGCAAGGCGACACACTCCATTTCGAGGGGAACGGGGCGAACGGCAATATCGAGGTGAAGGAGCAACACGTTTATCTGGCACTGAACCTCAACTTTGTGCTCAAATCAATGAAGGGTTGGATTCGAAACGAGGCGGAGAAATATCTCGATAAGTACCTTGCGCAAGCTAGCGCGTAGACGTACCCTGGCACGTTCAGCCGTCGGCATGGTCGCCCCACGCATCGAGTTGTCGACGGATCGTGATGATCTGGCCGATGTGATAGGCATTGTGGTCGGCGACGAGCAGTGCTTCACGCAAATAGGTCTGCTCGTCCCCATGAGGAACGGGTTCGTAGAGATCGATGGAATCGTCGCGTACCATGTCGCAGATCGACTCCAGGTCGGTCCGAAATCCCTCGACGGAGGACGTCCACACGGTGTCGTCATCTGGAGCCGACGCGTCCGGCCAGTAGTCGTTCGGCCACTCGCGCTCCGCATACTCCGGTGCCCTGCAGAACTCCAGAATATCGCGCTGAGCGATTCGCATGTGCTCTACTTGCTCCCACACGGAGTACGGCAATCCTTCCGGTCGAACGCCTCTCAGCTCGGGCGCCAGACCACCGATCGCATCGTCGAACGTCGCATGAGCCTGTCGAGCGGTTAGAAGGTTGAGAACGTGGTGGCGCAGAGCGTCTTCACGGTCAGCCATGGGTCGAAACGTTAGCAGAAGAAAGGAGCGGCAATCTTGCTCAGTACAAACGGGTTCTTCGCGTCTGATCCCCAGCGCCACGTTGTTTGTTCAGGAAAGAACACTCAGTCGCGCAGCGAATCAACACCCGAACACGTAAACACCCAGTTTCCTCAACACCTTCGCCATGCCCGCCTTCTTGAACTGGCGACGGGTCGTCGCCGTCCTTGTGATCGCGTGGAGCGGCCTGCTGATGGTCAGTTGTGGGCTTCCCCACGTGACGGTGGAAGATGACGGTCCGCCGGTGCACGACATATACGTCGTCGAATACGGCTGGCACGCTGGGATCATCATCCCGACGCAATCCCTCCCCTCCGATGCGCTCCCGGCATTTCCGGGCGTTCCCGCGTCCCCGTTCATTGACGTCGGCTGGGGCGAAGCGCGCTACTACCCATCGAGCGACCCCGGCACCCTAACGCTTCTCAGGGCAGGTCTGTGGCCCACGTCGAGCGTCGTGTACGTCGTCCCCATCTACGAGCGCCCACCCCCATCCAGTCGAGGAAGTAAGACCGTCCGCCTGCGGGTGAGTGATGCCGAGCTCCGCGCCATGGCGAACGCAATCCGATCGTCGATGCGCGTAACGGAGGACGGATCCGCCATTTTCGCCGCCGAGGGACACGCGCAGAATAGCCGCTTCTTCGAGTCTCCCCTTTCGTATCACGTTTTCAACAACTGCAATCACTGGGCGGCTGCAGTGCTCCGGGCGGCCGGATGCGACACCTGGCCCCGCTACACACTCACCGTCGACCGCGTCATGCGCCAGGCCGAGGAATGCTCGCGGCGATGAGTTCGGAGTTCAGGGTTCAGGGTTCAGGGTTCAGAGTTCAGAGTTCAGAGTTCAGTGTCCGAAACGGCCGTTACGGACAAACACTTGAATACTCTCACACCCACACACTTCCAAACGTTCACACTTCCACACCTCCAAACCGAAATCCGTATCATTCCTCGAACTCCCGCTCGGGCTCCGGGGGCTCCATCTCACTCAGATAGGTGTTGAGGCGATCGCCGCCGTCGTCGTGATCGAGATCTCGGAGGATGTAAAGCACGGCCTCGTGCGGATGTTTGTAAAAGTGATCTTCTCCGAGTCGCTCCCACAGGCCCGCCCGTCTCATGAGATCGCGAACCGGACCGATCAACCCAGTGAAGTAGAGATCGATACCCTCCTCGTCGAGCACGTCCAGGATGGAGTCCAGCGCCTCTGCGGCCGTGGTGTCGAGATCGTTGATGCTCGCTCCATCGATAACGACGGCTTCGATGCGATGGAGCTGCGTGCGACTCTTGTCGAGAATGAAGTTCTTGAAGTACTCCGCGTTCGCGAACGTAAACGCCGCATTCACGCGAAGAATGAGCACGCTATCGATCGGCGACGCCCCGTCCATCCTTCGCAGATCGTGATACGACCGCGTCCCCGGTACGTGACCGAGCTCCGCCATTTTCGGCCGACTGAGTCGGTACAGGGCAGCGACAATGGATGCCGCGACGCCGACCAGAATGCCTTCCTGGATCCCGACGGTCAGAGTAATAACCATTGTCAGGACCGCGATGAACGCCTCCCTTCGCTTTGTCTGGACCAGGTACTTAATTTCACCGATGTCGATGAGTCCGGCCCCGCTCACCACGATGATGGCTGCAATTGCTGGCATCGGCATATGGTACACCAGCGGGGTGAGCACCAGCAAGGTCGCACCGATCAGGATGGCCGCGATGGCATTGGGCACCGGCGTTTTTGCACCAGCGCGGTCGTTCACGGCCGAGCGTGAGAAGCTACCGGACACCGGCACGCTCTGGAAGACACTTCCGATCAGGTTCGCGCTCCCGACGGCAAACAGCTCGCGGTTCGCATCAATAGCATACCGGTGCTCCTTCGCGAATACGCGCCCAAGCGAGATCACGCTCATGAACTGAACGACAGCGAGGGTCGCGGCCGTGGGTAGGAGTTGCCAGAGATCCCCCTGCGAGATGTCCGGCCACCCGGCGCTCGGCAGCCCCGTTGGAACGCTTCCGATGACCTCGACGCCGGCCGCGCGACCGCCGAGGATCCATCCCAGCAGCGTCGCAACGGCCGCCACAATGAGCGCACTCGGCCACTTCGGACGCCAGCGAGCGATGGCCAACAGGCAGACGATACTCAACCCGCCCACCACAGCCGACGGCACGTGCACCATGTGCGCGTGGATCGCAGCATCAGCGACGAGTTCATGGACATACGCGCTCCGTTCTAAGTCAATGCCAAGCAGTGGGCCAAGCT comes from Longibacter salinarum and encodes:
- a CDS encoding DinB family protein, which translates into the protein MADREDALRHHVLNLLTARQAHATFDDAIGGLAPELRGVRPEGLPYSVWEQVEHMRIAQRDILEFCRAPEYAEREWPNDYWPDASAPDDDTVWTSSVEGFRTDLESICDMVRDDSIDLYEPVPHGDEQTYLREALLVADHNAYHIGQIITIRRQLDAWGDHADG
- a CDS encoding DUF2459 domain-containing protein; the encoded protein is MPAFLNWRRVVAVLVIAWSGLLMVSCGLPHVTVEDDGPPVHDIYVVEYGWHAGIIIPTQSLPSDALPAFPGVPASPFIDVGWGEARYYPSSDPGTLTLLRAGLWPTSSVVYVVPIYERPPPSSRGSKTVRLRVSDAELRAMANAIRSSMRVTEDGSAIFAAEGHAQNSRFFESPLSYHVFNNCNHWAAAVLRAAGCDTWPRYTLTVDRVMRQAEECSRR
- a CDS encoding M14 metallopeptidase family protein translates to MHARPHVAAAFLIVALIMGISQPASVAQNAATAPATLQSPKAYLGYDLGQQFTPHHRVVDYVRHVAEASPRVTLQQYGMSVEGRPLLLATLASPENHDQIDAIRKNNLRRAGMADGRVQGPSAAVVWLSYNVHGNESVSTEAAMQTLFEMADPLNDRTGEWLSDTVILLDPCLNPDGRERYVQWYKRTVGRTPSARQIAREHNEPWPNGRSNHYYFDLNRDWAWGVQPETQQRLAVYHEWMPHVHVDFHEQGINDPYYFAPAADPFHEDITDWQRSFQFAIGRNNARYFDQNGWLYFTREVFDLFYPGYGDTWPIFNGAIGMTYEQGGSGRAGLKVITATGDTLTLGDRIAHHHTAGMSTIEVAAENHQTVQEEFSRYYQTAQQNPPGEYSGFVIKSDASGDRLRAVAAHLDRQKIEYGRVAEDGTVSGLRYETGEMDRANVSAGDLLVPAAQPKSRLAKVLLEPRTTIIDSLTYDITSWGLPYAYGLEAVAVTGDLPATSGSIGEASSRQMGEGGESSYAYITRWGSRADARFLGELLHQGFGVRLATQPFEHEGQSYDAGALIIPRADNLEMEDAFDREVRRIASKHNRALHGVASGFVDRGSDLGSSSVRPIKAPHVALLSGSPLSPYRVGEVWYAFDHQFEYPVTLIDTDDADARALEDVDVLVLPNLAGDWDSKEKRSMLAEWVREGGRLVTMGGATKALAGHTPFAIEMASHGADTTAVPRRYADRSRDALTSATPGSIHRASVDTSHPLGFGVGETYYALKRSDDAVSYLKADDGWNVATLADGEPVTGFMGHEAQDRLDETLVFGTQSIGDGTVVYFSGNPLFRGFWYGGFIPFANAVFFVGQ
- a CDS encoding polyhydroxyalkanoic acid system family protein, encoding MADIEISRSHSLGTSGARTAVEKVASKLHEKLNVDTEWQGDTLHFEGNGANGNIEVKEQHVYLALNLNFVLKSMKGWIRNEAEKYLDKYLAQASA
- a CDS encoding SulP family inorganic anion transporter, encoding MTHLLRWLRQLTPITDWLPGYDNDDFRTDVLAGLTVGVMLIPQGMAYAVLGGLPPIYGLYAALVPLLVYPLLGTSRQLITGPVAIDMLILAAGVGLLADPGSNRYVALAVMAAAIAGALQLGMGALRLGFVADLLSRPVIAGFTTAAAFIIAASQLGPLLGIDLERSAYVHELVADAAIHAHMVHVPSAVVGGLSIVCLLAIARWRPKWPSALIVAAVATLLGWILGGRAAGVEVIGSVPTGLPSAGWPDISQGDLWQLLPTAATLAVVQFMSVISLGRVFAKEHRYAIDANRELFAVGSANLIGSVFQSVPVSGSFSRSAVNDRAGAKTPVPNAIAAILIGATLLVLTPLVYHMPMPAIAAIIVVSGAGLIDIGEIKYLVQTKRREAFIAVLTMVITLTVGIQEGILVGVAASIVAALYRLSRPKMAELGHVPGTRSYHDLRRMDGASPIDSVLILRVNAAFTFANAEYFKNFILDKSRTQLHRIEAVVIDGASINDLDTTAAEALDSILDVLDEEGIDLYFTGLIGPVRDLMRRAGLWERLGEDHFYKHPHEAVLYILRDLDHDDGGDRLNTYLSEMEPPEPEREFEE